The DNA sequence GTGCCGCGCACCACATATCCCGGTGGTATGACCAGATCGTCCGCCAGTATCCACCGTCCGGGTTTCAACAGCACGGTACTCTCCTTTTCGTCCACCACCACGAACGGATGCGACCGCATGTCGGCCGCGCGCTCCATCCGCATGGGCAAGCTCTCGAAGCCATCGAGCCATGACTGCGGGAACACCTCCAATTCCTTGGCGACCGAGGCACCCAGCACACCATAGCGCACTCGCAACGCGGCATCCAGGGGGACAGCGGCACCAGGCGGAAGCTTGAAACTGAAAGGCATTGGGTCTCCCGGACGACCCTGTTTGCGGCACGGTACGATGGTGTTGTCCAAAGGCTTGACGATGCTGCCATCCGGCAGCACCAGGCCATGCACCTCCAAGGGAAGCGCCTCCACGGGCACGATCATCAATCCCAGTGTATCACCGGCCAAGCCTTGGCGATAGGCATGGAAGCCCTTAGGCACGTCCAGCAGGCGGCGGATGATCCTCTGGTTGTGGCGCAGGGTGGCGCGATCCAACTCCTTCCAAGGGAACTCCCGGTACACGATGGCCGCAGCGGAATCGAGCGCCGGACCCAGCACCTGGAAGACGCTGTCCAGATAAGCGGGGCGCGACACGCGTTCCAGATGCCGCACGTAGGCACGGAACAGTCCCTCATCGTTGAAGTAGGCGTCATGCAGGTCGTGCGAGGTCCGGAAGCGCCCTTCGTATCGCCCGCTGCCCGCCAGCCTGCGGATCCGCTCGCCCCCGAAGATCTCATAGGCCACCGGTTCCACGCGCTGGGCCACGGGGTCGTAGTGGAACTTCACGTCGCTCCAATCCATGCTGTGGTGTCCGCCCATCAGATCGATGAGCGCGTGGCGTCGCGCGAGAAGATCCACGTGGAAGACCTCTGAGGCGGTGTATCGGCCCCGGCGGAAGCCCTCGATCAATGCCGTGGCCGCCTCGAAGCGCGCGCGTGCCGTGGCGTCCTTCGCCAGGTCGGAACTGCCGAAGGCATCGATGGCCGCGGCCTGGTAAGCCGCATAGGGCTCGTCGAAGCGCAGCTTGCGCATCTCGTTGAGGCGGTGCTCCCAGAAGAGTGATGGATCGAAACGGAACAGGGGCCCCTCCACGCGCCCGTTGTTCTCCAGCAACTCGGGACCGAAGTGTTCCTCATAGGCGTAGATGCCCAGGTCCTCCCCATTGAGAAGGAGCCTGATGAACCCGTAGCGCAGGGCCACAATGCCTTCACCGGCCATCAAGCGGTGGTGAAGCCATTCCACCAGGTAGTTCCGCGTGCCCGGGTGCTGCAGGGAAAAACGCTTCATGCCCTGGAAGCCCCCCTCCTTGCGGGAAACCACGCGGAACGACCATTTGCGGCCTTCCACATGGTCGGTCATCTTGCCCTTGATGCGCAGCTTCACCCTGGACACCACCCCCCCGTGTTCCATCTCGCCATTCACGTAGGGGCGGCCCTCGGGAAGGATCACGCCACGGGCGCGGGCCGCTTCCACCGTGGTGCGCAGCGTCTCCATCTCATGCTCGCCCAGCTTCAGGGCCAGCACCGGTGGTTCCACTGCGAAACTCGCCGGGTAGTTCCGTGCCACCTGACCCGCGAATCGCCGGAGTCCCGGATGCCCTTTGCTCTTCAGGAAATGGTCGGCGAACAGCGCACCGCCGATGATCACGACCGTGCAGGCCGCAAGTACCATTGTCCAGCGCCGCCAGCGCCTCCCACCCCGCTTCATCATGCGGGCGCAAAGTAAACCCGGCCCAGCGGTACCCAGGGATCAAGCTTGTTGGGGCCGCGACCCAAGTGGCGGAGGTTCCTCCTCGGCGGAGATTTCTTCCACATCGTCCACCAAGGGATCCGCTCCCAACGCGATCTCCTCCTCAGAGATCATCGTCATGATGATGAGGAGCATGATGGTGTAGGGGTTCAGCGAACCCACGAGCCAGGATTCGTACGTGATGGAGAACAGGGTGGCGAACATCACCGCGATGGCCATGCCCGTGAGCTTGCTGGCCTTGATGAAGAGCAGGATGAAACTGCGGAAGAAGATGATGATGCCGATGAGGCCCACATTGAACCACATGCTCAAATAGCTGTTGTGCACCCCACCCTGGTGGCCCATCTTCTCCAAATAGCTGTATCGGCTGCGCATAACGAATTCATCGTTGGCCCAGCCCCCCCCGAAGAAATAGTAGGGCTGGAGTTTGCGCCAGGCGAACTCCCAGGCGAAATAGCGGCCACTACCTTCTTCCAAGGTCTGCAGGCGGAAATACTTCTCCAGACCCAGCGAGGTGATGATGGCCCCGAGATTGGAGGTCACCACCTCCACCACGCCCACTGAGGCGATCAGCACCACAAAACCCAGGAAGGGCGAGTATGCGAAGAAGCGCGATATCACCAGGAAGATGGCCACCGCCGCCAGCGATGCCCTTGAACCACTCAGGATGAGGCTGTAGATGATCACCCCATAGATGATGATCTTCTCGGTGGTGGAGAACAGGTCCCGTCGGATGTGCGTGACCGTGGCCATGAGCATGAAGGACAGGAAACAGAAGATGGCCACGCCGTTGGGATTGCCGAACAGCCCATGGAAACGTCCGGCCACATAAGCGAGCCTGAAATCCACGTAGCGCAGCAGGATGCCGATCGCGAGCAGCGTCACCGCCAGGAAGACCAGGTTGCGGAAGAAGCTCCAGCCCTGTGAACGGAAGTTGTACATCACGTAGTTGGGCACGATCAGGAACATCAGGGCGTAGGAGATGGTCTTCTGCACCGAAGTGATGAGCGTGCTGGAAAAGACCAAAGGCAGGAAACTGAAAATGAAGAAGGGCAGGAAGATGGGGAACACGCGCGGATGCGGCCTGAAATCCTCACGACGCATCAGGAAGAACGCGAGCAGCAGCAACACGCAGACGTTCTTCACGCTCTTGAAGACCAGCATGCCGTGGATATCCTTCCGCATATCCGACAGCACCAGGATCACCAACATGCCCATGAGGAGCTCGGGCCAGGCCTCGGCGCGGCGGAGCAGAATGAAGGTGAGCGGTATGATCGCAAACGCCAGCGGCCCCAGGAAGATGGAGGAGCCCACCCAGATGGCCGCCATTATCAGCAGCTGTCTTTCATCGCGGATGAACTCGAGCATCTCCTAGCCGTTGGACCCTGCATAGCCGCGCATACCGTCACGCACGGCCCGTTCACGCGCCTTCACAAAAGTGCGCAGTTCGTCCACATGGGTGTGCCATGTTTCGACGCTGGCGGGCTTGCGCCACCGGGCCGTGTGCCACCGCATCTCAGGGGCCATGCGCCCGGCGAAGTGGTCCACCATCGCCAGCATGTTCTCCTTGGACAATGGCCCTTCCAGCAGCCGCTCCACGTGCCATTGGAAGCGCTCCCGTATGAAGGGATCACGCATCGCGCCGGTCCACAGGGCGGGCAGGGCGAATGCGCGCTGGTCCAATTGATGGAACAGCGGCGCGTTCGCCGGGGCGGTGGCCCCCATGGACAGGTCCATGTCGTTCAGGATGAACCGCCAACGACCATCGGCCCTGCCCATTCCTGGCCCGCCGGCATGTCGCCACGCACGCACGTTGCGCAGGGGCCAATCGCGCTGGCCGGTGATGATGCAGGCCGCCATGTAGGCCAGGAAGCTCTCCACATCCATCAACTCATTCAGCGCCTTGTACAGCGCTCCGGCGGAACGCGATGGACCCTTGGCGGTCTCCACCAACGCCTTGAAGCGGGCCACCTCTTCGGGGTCCCCATGGATGACGCCCAATTCCACCTCCACCATGCGCACCTTCTTCGCCTTCAGCCCGTGGCGGCGCGCGATTTCCTTCTCGTCGACACGTTGGCGGAGGTGGTGGATGCCCCAATAGCAACCGTTGATGTAGAGCACGGCCGTGCTGGCGCGCGATACCTCGAAGTCCTCCCCGGCACAGAGCTCATTCACCACCGCATCGCGCATCAGGGCCTTGATGCCGTCGTTGCCGCCGGGGCGCAGGACAAGTGCCATGGCACCGGCCGGCTCCCCATCGCCGAACAATGGCGCGCGCAAGGGTCCAGCGAACACGAGCCGCAATGCACGCAACGGGAAGCCCCGGGTCATGTTGCCGTGGATGCGCACCCCCACCGGTCCTTGGTGGATCTCGCCGCCATCCGCACCGATGAACTGGACCAAGGCTCGCCGTTCCCAGGCTTTTCCGCGCCCTGAATAGTTGCCGGGATACTTCCACCAGCGTCCATCCTCCTTGTAGAGTGCGAGTTGGGGGCGGTGCGGAGCAAGCATGGCATTGCCCGGCACATAGATGCCCGTGTCAGGATCGAACAAGGCACCTTCAGGCATCACCAGCGAAACCACAGGCAATACCCCATGATCGGCGAAGACCGTGGTGCGGAGCCTGACCGGTCCCCGGCGGCCAAGGTCATCCTCTTCGGCCACGCGCACCACATGGGCCAAGGGCAGGCCGGGCAGTGGCCTGTTCCATTGCACGGCCGTGGGGGTGGCCAGCATTCGATCGGCGCGGCGGCGGTCGGGGTGTGGCACCAGGGAAAGCCGCGTGGAACGCATGTCGCGCAGTGGCGCATCGGGTCCTTCCGCCAGCCACAGGGCTCGCCCGCCGGTGCCTTGGATGCGGATGGTATCGCCTTCCTTCAAGTGGGCCGTTGGCGGGGTGATCACAGGCACTGGTCCATCACCGCGTTCGGTCACCACCCTCTCCGATCGTCCGGCCCAGGCCGCGAGCATACCGCTGGCCAGCACGGCGAGCAGCAGGCCAGCGAGGTCGGCTCGTTGCGGCGAGGACATGCTCAGTTCGCCGGGCGGGCCCAACGCATCAGCACGATGAACGGGATGCCCAGTGCCATCGCCCCGATGGCCGATCCCGCACCACAAGCGGCACCCAAGAGCAGGGCACCAAGCAGTGGCAGGCGGTCGATCGTGGTGCGCTGTTCTCCGCGCGCCACCAGCACCACCGCCAGGAAGGCCACGGCCATGGGCAGATTGGTGCGCACGAACACCACGGCCAGGGCGCCCAAGGCGGCCCACACGGCCAGAACGCGCGATTCCGCCGCCGTGCCACGCGTTCCCGCACGGCCCAGCAGATACCCGAGCAATGCGGCCACGAGCAAAGCGAATACGGCGTTGACCAACTGATGGGGCGCGAAGAAGCCCAGATGGTCCATCAACATGCCTTTGATGTTCATGCGTCGATCATATGCCTGCGAATGTAGCCCGCCGCCCCACTTCGCTCGCGGGTATCTTTCCCGCCCCATGAAGCTTGTCTACCACGAGGGCCGCAACTTCGGCGACGCGCTCAACCCCTTGGTCTTCCGCGCGCTTTTCCCGGATCTCTTCGATGAGGACGAGCGGGTGCTCTTCATCGGGATCGGCTCTGTGATCGGCCTCAAGCATGGTGGCCCGTCCACGGAGCGGCGCATCTATTTCTCCAGTGGTTTCGCCGCCGGCGATCCACGCACATATGGCACCCTGCCCCGCCTCGGCCCCCTGGATGATGTGGTCTGCGTACGCGGCCCACTGACCGCGGAGGCACTGGGGCTCCCGCCTGCCAGGGCGATCGCCGACGGCGCGATACTTTACCCCCATTTGTTCGCTGTACGGCCCAAGCCACGCCCCGGCACCGTGGCCTATGTGCCGCACGCAGGCAGCTTCGCCTTCTTCCAAGGCTGGCGAGAGCTGCTGGCCGAGGCGGGGATCGAGCTGATCGATCCGCGAGAGCCGCCACAAGACGTGATCGCACATATCGCCGGAGTGGAACTGCTCATCGCCGAAGCCATGCACGGCGCCATCCTCGCCGACGCCATCGGCATACCCTGGATCCCCGTGGCCGCCTACGGCACGATCAACGCCTTCAAATGGAGCGACTTCACGGCCTCCATGGGTCTGACATATGCGCCCGTGCATCTGCCCTCCCTCCACGACCGCGACTTCATCGGGCCGGTGATCAGAGCGCGACTTGGCCGCCTTGGGTTGGCCGCGCTGCATGGCCCGGCGACCGATCTGCACGGCTGGCTCATGGGCGCTCCAGCACGTAGACGGTTGCTGCGCGGTTTGATGGCCTTGAAGAAAGATACCGGCCTGCTGAGCGATCGTGGTCTGTTGGCCCAGCGCGTGGATGCTCTGCTGGAGCGCGCGGAATACGTGCGTCGCACCTACGGTCGCCGGTAGCCCAGCGCTTCGTCATACAGCGCTTCCAGCCGCCTGGCGCTTGCCTGCGGATCATGCATGGCGGTGATGCGCGCCAAGGCTCTCGCTGCTTTCGGCGCGATGGAACCCGGTGAAAGGAGGATGCCACCGATCACTTCCACCAGCGCATCATCCAGGTGCTTGGAGAAGACCTTGCGCGCCTCCACGGTGCGGATCCTGGCGAAGCCCAGGTCATCCTGTGCCACGGGGATGACCCACCCCTGCGTATCATCATTGATCTCGGGCATGGCGCGTATGTCGGTGGTCACCACCGGGCAACCACAGGCCTGGGCCTCCAGCACGGCATAGCCATAGGTCTCCGCCCAGGTGGGCAACAGGCCCACATGGGACCGCAGGAAAAGGTCAAGAACACCCTGGTTGGTCAGGCCGCGATGCAATGTGACATGGTCCCCCAACCGGCTGATGACCGCCATGGCCTTGTTCCGGTCCTCTTCCGTGGAATGTGTGGCGTGGTCGCCGGTCTCCATGGCCGACACGATGTTCAACTTCCAGTCGCGCAGGCCACGCTGGTGCAGCGCTTCAAAGGCCTGCAATATTTCCATGCCGCCCTTGCGGAAGAAATGCGCCCCCACGAAAGTGAAGACCACACCCTGCCCTATCGGCGGCTTCGCATGGCCCGGTGGCATCACCACCCGCTGGGGCGGATGCATCACCATGATCTTGGGCAACAGCGCATCCGCAAGATCCGGGACCTTCTCCGTGACATAGGCGCGCTGGATGGCGGCGGTGCGTTCGCTCAGTGCGATGAGCCGCTGGCAGGCCGGCCGCGACATCAGTTCCATGCCCCGGCGGACCGTGGCATCGGGCACATGGCCCCAGCGTGGCAGCCTGGTCTCGAAGGTGGTGAACCAGGGTTTGCGGCCATACGACAGGGCGTTGAAGAAATGGTACAGTGCGCAGGATGACAGATCCAGGTCGCGGAAGGAATTCAGATGCCGGTCCGGGATCCGGCCGGTGGCGCGGTGGGCCAACCAGGTGAAGACCCTGTGGACATCTGTGCGTTTGCGCACCGCGTAGCGTTCCAAGGGCAGACCGGCGAAGTTGCGCACCTCGGGATAGCCCAAGGCATTGGTGCCCACAATGATCGGTCCTGTTCTATCCGGCATGCCCGGCGGCAAACCTAATCCCACAGGTGCGTGTCACTATTTTCGCACCCCATGTTCCGAGTCGCGCTGCCGCCGATCCTGGCCCTGCTCTCCATCGGCTTGTCGGCACAACCGATGGGGCTGGCGGGAGGCGCACTGATCGTGGGCGAGGATACGCGCGTCACCTTGGACGGTCCGATCACCTGGAGCATCGGAACCGGTGCGCAATTGATCAATGACGGACTGATCGACCTGGGTTTGCAGGCCACCTTGGCCGAAGCCGAGGGATCCCCGATCACAGGGCTTGGAATGGAACGCGCCGAACGGGTGTTCTCCACCCCTTTCCCTTTCACCGATCCCGGTGGCTTGGGCCTGACCATGGCCTGCCTGCAAGCCGTGGGGCCGCTGGTATTGTACCGTGGCCATCAACCCATCGTGGTGGATGATGAGAATGAGAGCATCGCACGCTGGTACAGCATCGATGCGGCCCCGCAGACCGGCGCTTTCCTGGATCTCTATCTCAACTACGACCCAAGCGAGTTGAATGGACTCGATCCATCGACCCTGATGTTGCATGGCAGCATCGGCACCGATGGGCCATGGAGTCAATTGGGCGGCGGCCCTGTGGCGCAGCCCAACACGGTGGCGGCCTGGTACTACTCCCCTTGGGACATCGTCACCGCTTTCCACTTCGACCTGGTGACCATCACGCCCGATGGACCGGAACAAGCCGGGCCGCGCATTTGGCCCACGCTCGCGGATGACCATGTGAACGTGGAGTTTTCGGGGGAGGAGATACGAGGCCTTGATGTTCTCGATGCAGCGGGCCGCATCGTTGCCGATCGGCCGGCCCTGTCGCCGGGCGCCACCCGCATGGTGCTGCCGGTGGCGCATTTGACCCCTGGCGCCTACACGCTGCGCATCAACGGACGACACACCGCACGTTTCGTGAAACGATGAGCCGCCATTGGACATATCTGGCCCTGATCGCCTCCATCGCCACACAGGCGCAATGGGATGTACCGGTGCGGTTGGTGCTCGAAGGTCCGGAGGCCGGCGACAGGCAGGTGACCGGCCTGGCGGATCCGCAGCAGCGCGATGCCGCGGTAAGCCTGGAAGCCGCAAGGGTGAATGTGCTGACCCATGCGTCAGGTACAGGGAGTACCGGGATCACTGCCCAGCTTCCCGTGACGCCGGATACTTACGTGAACGGCATGGTGATCACCCTTGTGCCGGACACCGCCAACGTCGCGGGTGCCACGCTGGACCTCAATGGTCTTGGTGCCGTTCCCATCCTGCGCCGCAACGGCCAGCAAGTGCAGGCCGGTGATCTGTGGGCCGGTGCACCCGTACGGCTCGCATTCAGTGATGGTGCCTTTCGCATCATCTCCGATATGCCCACGCCATGCCCGCCAGCCTTTTCCGTGGGTGGAACGCACTACTGCATCGCGGACACCTCCCAAGCCCCGGTCCCCTTTCTGCAGGCCAATCTCATTTGCGACCAGCAGGGCGCCCGCCTCTGCACCTTTTGGGAGTGGGTGAACCGTTGTCTGGCCGACCCGCAATTCTTCAACAGC is a window from the Flavobacteriales bacterium genome containing:
- a CDS encoding CotH kinase family protein, which translates into the protein MMKRGGRRWRRWTMVLAACTVVIIGGALFADHFLKSKGHPGLRRFAGQVARNYPASFAVEPPVLALKLGEHEMETLRTTVEAARARGVILPEGRPYVNGEMEHGGVVSRVKLRIKGKMTDHVEGRKWSFRVVSRKEGGFQGMKRFSLQHPGTRNYLVEWLHHRLMAGEGIVALRYGFIRLLLNGEDLGIYAYEEHFGPELLENNGRVEGPLFRFDPSLFWEHRLNEMRKLRFDEPYAAYQAAAIDAFGSSDLAKDATARARFEAATALIEGFRRGRYTASEVFHVDLLARRHALIDLMGGHHSMDWSDVKFHYDPVAQRVEPVAYEIFGGERIRRLAGSGRYEGRFRTSHDLHDAYFNDEGLFRAYVRHLERVSRPAYLDSVFQVLGPALDSAAAIVYREFPWKELDRATLRHNQRIIRRLLDVPKGFHAYRQGLAGDTLGLMIVPVEALPLEVHGLVLPDGSIVKPLDNTIVPCRKQGRPGDPMPFSFKLPPGAAVPLDAALRVRYGVLGASVAKELEVFPQSWLDGFESLPMRMERAADMRSHPFVVVDEKESTVLLKPGRWILADDLVIPPGYVVRGTAPLEIDLVKGARILSASPIELTGLPEVPVLIGSSDASGAGIVILDARTESIWRHVHLRDLGPLGKRGDASLVLGSTKLVLRECLLEGAPKRDLLVAVRCDLTLEQVRIEGGRDQVSAAYGLTTFRDLECVMAGDDAVVLRGGEATLDGLRIKDARGDAIKVDGPVRVKGRAIDIVSQGHGLRLSRGAEVELDAVAVDAARLAVLLEKAMARHGASRIALREARLRGGEGDVEDEGGNDKVIKRSSDKSSGPGK
- a CDS encoding O-antigen ligase family protein gives rise to the protein MLEFIRDERQLLIMAAIWVGSSIFLGPLAFAIIPLTFILLRRAEAWPELLMGMLVILVLSDMRKDIHGMLVFKSVKNVCVLLLLAFFLMRREDFRPHPRVFPIFLPFFIFSFLPLVFSSTLITSVQKTISYALMFLIVPNYVMYNFRSQGWSFFRNLVFLAVTLLAIGILLRYVDFRLAYVAGRFHGLFGNPNGVAIFCFLSFMLMATVTHIRRDLFSTTEKIIIYGVIIYSLILSGSRASLAAVAIFLVISRFFAYSPFLGFVVLIASVGVVEVVTSNLGAIITSLGLEKYFRLQTLEEGSGRYFAWEFAWRKLQPYYFFGGGWANDEFVMRSRYSYLEKMGHQGGVHNSYLSMWFNVGLIGIIIFFRSFILLFIKASKLTGMAIAVMFATLFSITYESWLVGSLNPYTIMLLIIMTMISEEEIALGADPLVDDVEEISAEEEPPPLGSRPQQA
- a CDS encoding CotH kinase family protein, with translation MSSPQRADLAGLLLAVLASGMLAAWAGRSERVVTERGDGPVPVITPPTAHLKEGDTIRIQGTGGRALWLAEGPDAPLRDMRSTRLSLVPHPDRRRADRMLATPTAVQWNRPLPGLPLAHVVRVAEEDDLGRRGPVRLRTTVFADHGVLPVVSLVMPEGALFDPDTGIYVPGNAMLAPHRPQLALYKEDGRWWKYPGNYSGRGKAWERRALVQFIGADGGEIHQGPVGVRIHGNMTRGFPLRALRLVFAGPLRAPLFGDGEPAGAMALVLRPGGNDGIKALMRDAVVNELCAGEDFEVSRASTAVLYINGCYWGIHHLRQRVDEKEIARRHGLKAKKVRMVEVELGVIHGDPEEVARFKALVETAKGPSRSAGALYKALNELMDVESFLAYMAACIITGQRDWPLRNVRAWRHAGGPGMGRADGRWRFILNDMDLSMGATAPANAPLFHQLDQRAFALPALWTGAMRDPFIRERFQWHVERLLEGPLSKENMLAMVDHFAGRMAPEMRWHTARWRKPASVETWHTHVDELRTFVKARERAVRDGMRGYAGSNG
- a CDS encoding polysaccharide pyruvyl transferase family protein, translated to MKLVYHEGRNFGDALNPLVFRALFPDLFDEDERVLFIGIGSVIGLKHGGPSTERRIYFSSGFAAGDPRTYGTLPRLGPLDDVVCVRGPLTAEALGLPPARAIADGAILYPHLFAVRPKPRPGTVAYVPHAGSFAFFQGWRELLAEAGIELIDPREPPQDVIAHIAGVELLIAEAMHGAILADAIGIPWIPVAAYGTINAFKWSDFTASMGLTYAPVHLPSLHDRDFIGPVIRARLGRLGLAALHGPATDLHGWLMGAPARRRLLRGLMALKKDTGLLSDRGLLAQRVDALLERAEYVRRTYGRR
- a CDS encoding glycosyltransferase family 4 protein; the encoded protein is MPDRTGPIIVGTNALGYPEVRNFAGLPLERYAVRKRTDVHRVFTWLAHRATGRIPDRHLNSFRDLDLSSCALYHFFNALSYGRKPWFTTFETRLPRWGHVPDATVRRGMELMSRPACQRLIALSERTAAIQRAYVTEKVPDLADALLPKIMVMHPPQRVVMPPGHAKPPIGQGVVFTFVGAHFFRKGGMEILQAFEALHQRGLRDWKLNIVSAMETGDHATHSTEEDRNKAMAVISRLGDHVTLHRGLTNQGVLDLFLRSHVGLLPTWAETYGYAVLEAQACGCPVVTTDIRAMPEINDDTQGWVIPVAQDDLGFARIRTVEARKVFSKHLDDALVEVIGGILLSPGSIAPKAARALARITAMHDPQASARRLEALYDEALGYRRP